A region of Macrobrachium nipponense isolate FS-2020 chromosome 7, ASM1510439v2, whole genome shotgun sequence DNA encodes the following proteins:
- the LOC135217701 gene encoding mitogen-activated protein kinase 14B-like — protein sequence MRKKDFRQVFRGANPLAVDLLEKMLELDSERRVTAAQALAHPYLAQYADPSDEPDSEPYAQKLRRYGTTHRKVERTCLQGSDRLYSKAYCCC from the exons ATGAGAAAGAAGGACTTCCGACAAGTATTCCGTGGAGCCAATCCACTGG CTGTTGACCTGCTGGAGAAGATGTTGGAACTAGATAGTGAACGAAGAGTAACAGCAGCTCAGGCATTAGCTCATCCTTATCTTGCCCAGTATGCAGATCCATCAGATGAACCTGATAGCGAACCCTATGCTCAAAAGCTTCGAAGATATGGAACTACCCACAGAAAAGTGGAAAG aACTTGTTTACAAGGAAGTGACAGACTTTACTCCAAAGCCTACTGTTGTTGCTGA